In Pirellulales bacterium, the sequence CAGCCACGCTTCGTTGGCGCCGCCGGAGACGTGCAAGGCCCACATGGCGCGGAGTTTGTACACTGCGTCGGATTGATTACTAAAGACATCCAGCAGCGGCTGACGGATAGCACTTCTCGTGGCCTCATTCAGCGTAGCCCGTTCTTGCAATAGTCGGCGGGCTTGGCGCGTCTGCCAGTCGTTGGCGGACAGTTGCCATTGCACGAGGGCCTGGTCGTCGAGCTTGGCCAGATCGAAGGGTTCAATCGCTCGCGGAGCACCGTAGGTTAACCGGTAAATCCGTCCCGAAGTGCGATGTACGCCGTCGTGATCGTGGCATTCGCCGGTGTCGGACCAGTCGGCGATGAACACGCTGCCATCGGGGCCGGCGATGAGCTCCATCCCCCGGAACCACGGATCGGCGATGAAGCACATATCTGGTCCGTGTTTGGCGGTGTAGCCTGCGCCGCGACGTTCAAGGAGGTCGGAGTTGATTCGTCGGCCGTGCAAGTTCAAAGTGAAGACCCGGCCATGGTATTCGGCAGGCCAGTTGTCGCCCTGGTAGATCAACAAGCCGATGTGTGCGTGGCCGCCGCCGGCGGCACTGGTCTTGTCGGTGACTCCTTTGTGGATGTCGTTCCAGGCTTCGCCGGTGTCCCAATGGACGTGGTCGGCCGTCTGTGGGATGAGTTGGTAGGCGTGCGGATTGAAATCGACGCCGAACATCCGTTGCGTGCGCGCGCCGGGAATCACGTGCCACAAATGACCGATCACCGTATTGATCACGAACATTTCGCCATGTTCGTCGAAGTCGAATCCCCAGGGATTGGTCATGCCATGCATCACGGCTTCAACAATGCCGCGTGTCGGGTGGTAGCGCCAGACCCCGGCGTTGATCTTCACTCGCTGCGAATCGCCGACCCCCGGCTTGCCGATATTGGAGGTCGCCAAGATGCCGTGCCGTCCGTACAGCCAGCCATCGGGGCCCCATTTGAGTCCATTGGCAATCGTGTGGCCGACCTCTTTATCGTCGAACCCATCCAGGACGACTACTGGCGGGCAGTCGGGGATATCGTCGCGGTTGTGGTCGGGCAAAAATAACAGCTGCGGCGGGCAGAGCAGCCATACGCCGCCGAAGCCGACTTCGACGCTGGTCAGCTTGCGGGCTTGATCCCAGAACACCGTTCGCTGGTCGTGGCGGCCGTCGCCGTCGGTGTCTTGGAAGATCACCACGCGATCGCGCAGTTTGTCGTCGAAATGATGATTTTCAGCGCCAGCCCAGGTGTAGTTTTCGGCTACCCACAATCGGCCCCGCTCGTCGGTTGTCATCGCGATCGGGTTTTGAACGTCTGGCTCGGCGGCATAGACCGACAAGCGGAAACCGGGCGGCAGCTTGGCCGATTTTACCACGTCCATGGGGCCGAGCGGCTGCTCGATCGATTTCTCGGTGTTCGAGGGCGTCGGAAACTCTCCGGCAATTGTCGCCGAAATCAACGAATTCGCCAGAATGAGACCAATGACGCTATGAAGACACTTCATTAAATGCATAGTGACCATGCTTTCACCAATTCCCGCGCGACTTGCAATCCTAGTTCCTGCTGGCTTGTGGCATCTCCAGCAGCAGGCCAAGTATGGCTTGAGCATACAAGCGATGACCAAAATCGTTGGGATGATTGACACCGTTGCCGGTTAGATCGATGTCTCGCTTGCGCTGGAGCAGTTGCCCCCACAGCGTGGTCAAATCACATAGTACCGTCCCCGGCCCA encodes:
- a CDS encoding cytochrome C, with product MKCLHSVIGLILANSLISATIAGEFPTPSNTEKSIEQPLGPMDVVKSAKLPPGFRLSVYAAEPDVQNPIAMTTDERGRLWVAENYTWAGAENHHFDDKLRDRVVIFQDTDGDGRHDQRTVFWDQARKLTSVEVGFGGVWLLCPPQLLFLPDHNRDDIPDCPPVVVLDGFDDKEVGHTIANGLKWGPDGWLYGRHGILATSNIGKPGVGDSQRVKINAGVWRYHPTRGIVEAVMHGMTNPWGFDFDEHGEMFVINTVIGHLWHVIPGARTQRMFGVDFNPHAYQLIPQTADHVHWDTGEAWNDIHKGVTDKTSAAGGGHAHIGLLIYQGDNWPAEYHGRVFTLNLHGRRINSDLLERRGAGYTAKHGPDMCFIADPWFRGMELIAGPDGSVFIADWSDTGECHDHDGVHRTSGRIYRLTYGAPRAIEPFDLAKLDDQALVQWQLSANDWQTRQARRLLQERATLNEATRSAIRQPLLDVFSNQSDAVYKLRAMWALHVSGGANEAWL